One region of Macadamia integrifolia cultivar HAES 741 chromosome 11, SCU_Mint_v3, whole genome shotgun sequence genomic DNA includes:
- the LOC122092617 gene encoding dehydration-responsive element-binding protein 1F-like, producing the protein MEIYEEESSTSSSSSEVQASQVESNSQINTGPSVAEEKLQVAATSSNTIVTRKRKAGRKKFRETRHPIFRGVRERKGGKWVCEVREPNKKSRIWLGTFPSPEMAARAYDVAALALRGNSAVLNFADSRSILPRAKSSSPRDIQLAALQAAESFPPQAVSTSCSSTTSSTPNADLPRVSERKKGATTESSTGAEGERGESGLFVDEEAFLNMPALLDSMAEGMLLTPPSMKQRFSWDDVDCQVDMSLWSD; encoded by the coding sequence atggaGATTTATGAAGAAGAATCATCGACATCGTCTTCATCCAGCGAAGTCCAAGCTTCTCAGGTGGAGAGCAACAGTCAGATTAATACTGGGCCGTCTGTGGCGGAGGAGAAATTGCAGGTGGCAGCGACGAGCAGCAATACCATAGTAACGCGAAAAAGGAAGGCTGGGAGGAAGAAGTTTAGGGAGACAAGGCACCCGATTTTCAGAGGGGTGAGGGAGAGGAAGGGAGGGAAGTGGGTTTGCGAGGTTAGGGAACCAAACAAGAAGTCTCGGATATGGCTGGGTACCTTTCCTTCTCCGGAAATGGCAGCCAGGGCCTACGACGTTGCCGCACTCGCCCTCAGGGGAAACTCGGCAGTTCTCAATTTCGCCGATTCCAGGTCGATTCTCCCGCGAGCCAAGTCATCGTCTCCGAGGGATATACAGCTGGCAGCTCTCCAGGCTGCCGAGTCATTTCCACCTCAGGCCGTCTCCACCAGCTGTTCGTCCACCACTTCGTCCACCCCTAATGCTGATTTGCCACGTGTCAGTGAGAGAAAGAAGGGTGCCACCACAGAAAGTTCAACAGGAgcagaaggagaaagaggggAATCGGGATTGTTCGTGGATGAGGAGGCGTTTCTTAATATGCCGGCACTTTTGGACAGCATGGCAGAAGGGATGCTGCTAACCCCGCCATCCATGAAGCAGAGATTCAGCTGGGATGACGTGGATTGCCAAGTGGACATGTCCTTATGGTCTGACTGA